The genome window taataatatcaATACTCAAACGACATATTATTAAATGTTATACACCAAAAAAGAATAATGATGTCATATGTATAAGAAACAAAAAACGGGATTAGAAAAATAAATTAGCAAAATAACAATTGATATAAAtaacaaacaactaaacaataaaacAACCATGTTCATAAAATCAACCACACAGTTATAACCATTGTcaaaataaacataaatatcCAAATACTTAAGAAAAAACAGCCGATTTAATCAAATGTTCGAAATATAGGTGACTACTTTTCTTCTTTGGAATTAGAAGAACTGCATCCACACCACCATCTTTTACGCGACTTCGAAGAAGACTGCGAAGATACATCATCCACGTCATACACGGTTTCCAAATTGCGCTTCAAGTCACGCTCGCTGCTCGTATCAAACTCAGCATCCTTCCGATCAAACGATgttgtaaagccaactttaatcACATTTGAGCAAGGGGTTACATCGTCTCCCGTTTGGGATATAGAATCCTAGTTAAATAAAATGAATAAATAGGTATGAGTTTGAAACATACAATTAACATATAATGAGTTAAAGTTGAATAATAGATAAGGTAAACGATACTAAACCTTAACAGGCAAATAATCATTACGATTTGAATCGGATGGTTCGACATTGACGGCTTCCTCATCAATAGGCTgattttgtaaattttttttaagttaaaacaATATATCATATTAATCAGTAATTAAACATTGATGGAAGattgtaataataatataagGGTGAATTGGAATAACTATACCTGAATAGTGTCAAAATGTTTATCCAGCTCGGACAAAACAACCGGGTTATCAGTCATCTTGGAGACTGAGTATCCATCAAACTTCTTGCTGATGTTAAAAGAAGAAACAACAATCTTGAAGGCAAACTTCATATTGAGTAATGAATTTAGCTCATTTGGAAAGCTTCCTTCGTTTGCTAactgttgaaaaataaaatataattaatatttttaaaataaaaaaaatatgataaaatgaaTTATTTACAATTTACTACATACTTCAATGTTGTTGTCTAAAAGCTGATTAGCATTAACCTTCAAAAGCTTTGTCACCTCACGCTCAAACAATGTTAGACTCACAATACCAGTGCAATCTTGGACACGTATATAAAGCCTAATTCTGCAAAAAAATATAAATGAGATTAACttattttgacaaaaaaaaaaacaaaaaatggtTAATATTTACCGTGGAATTGAtgtaacggtccttgtattacaAATATCAGTCTTGCATTCTAAGACAGTAACCTCTTCAGAACCATCAGTACCATCCTGCTTTTCTTTAACAACAGTAACGGTTGAAACCTTTTTGTTGCAGTTTGTGCACGCGTTGTAAAACCACTCATTGTTCGATGCAAAACTCTTGATAGTGCCAACAATGACAACAAACCTCGTCTGTGTTTAagatatatataatgtattaaaaaatTGATAGTGTAAAACATATAAAAACTATCTGTTATCCGTGTTACCGTATCTATTGAGGTTAACGACCCAATGGGAAAAAAAGGTGAGGTCAGAAAGAAATTCTTCAGTGGCAGACTTCGCAACCGAAGAACTTAGGCCAGAATAACTGGAAGACATTTCGGGAGAAAGTTTCTCGATAAatctattaaaaaataaaaaattaaaaatttagaTCACAGAAATGCATAGGAAATTTAAATAACTTATTAGGATAGTGAACCTTTGTTTAAACTCAGCAACCTCATCAATATCACTGTTAATTAAGACTCGGGTGACAGTATACAAATTTGAAACAGACAAATGCCCTGAACATATATATACAATTATTTTAATTAATGCAAACAATTATTCAAAATGTAACCATAAAGAAAAAAAACACAATATATTTGAAGTAATACGATACCTCCCAGAATCTGTACTTCCCAAACTGAATGATTACGACGACATTTTTTTCACCTCGATTGCTGCTCTCATACTCCATTATTTGATCCGCATAACCGTCCCAAAGCGTCACGAAGATCTGCTTATTGCTGAACATTATTGAAATGAATAAATCAAATAGCAGTTCAGAGTACATAATATagaaaaataatatattaaacaataaaatagaggaaaaaataaataaatacttcaAGTCTTCAAGCATAAAGGTGACTTTCTTCTGGTTTTGTCCGTTATTAGTTTCTGTGTCTACCTCGAAGGGAAAACTTTTGACCACAAAACCAATTACATCTGTTGATAAAATGAAATAGTGTCAACAAAATAAAAAATGTGTTGTGTTTAGTTAAATAGTTTTAATTGTATATCATACCAATTGGACTTTTAAAAACTTGTTGTCAACTGTTGGATCCTCCACAACTGAATCAAAGGGAGTAAATCAAAACCCCATTCAGAACCAATAGCCTCGTGGCATTCCTCAACAACGGTGTTGTTATTAAGGTTAATCTTCAAACCACCGTTAGCGTACTTCACCTTCTGACGATTCTCACCCAATGAAGGATTTCTAATCGTCAAACAACGCTTTTCTTCCAAAAGATGTTGATATCCAGATGCGTTTTTAGCCAAAACAAAAGCTTGCATTTTGTTCCCTGCCAAACAACAACATTATTTTAGACAAATAATACGTACTTTGACAATTAACAGTATATAAACTTAAATTATAACATACGTATATGAACACTTACCTCACTGTCCATGAATATCATATCATAACAATACACTTTTCTAGCGTTATTGAAATCAGCTCTTGTCCACAAACGAACAATGCGTATTCTTATGGTATAGTTATCAACATTGAGGTCCAAATTATTCAACAATGTGATTGCACCTTCTTCCATTTCTGCAAAAAATTCAAAGTAAAGATTAGAAAACAAACACTATATACTAACACATTGTAATAAATTATAAATCAATATAGTATAGAAGTCTCATTGGTATTCTTACCAAAGAGTATGAAAAATGATGTAGAAAATGCTGAGTAGATAAAAACTGAGTACAATGTGAAATGTTTAAAGAATTATTTATAATAGGTAGACAAATTAAATTAAGTAAAGATTGTGTagtataaaaatttaaaatatcgAACAAAATCGATTATAGTATAAGATGAAAATGGAAATATGTAATATGGAggtgttttctaaaaatatagtCAATCAACATAAATGTCCAAAAATATGGTAATATGtcataaaaaattagaaaaagaaatGTAACTAACTAACTTAGTATACGCATTGTCAATATTAAATTCCTTATTAACCTTTTATTGAATTTGAAATTAAGGAACATTATAAAACTTTAGCAGTTTTAAAGTCAGCATTGAACTATGACATATTACACATTGATGAACATATCCATATAATGTGAATAACTAAGTATACTACATTTGTATATTTTTTGTTTGGCTTATTATAGATTTGTAAACGATTACAGTGGATAAAAAACACCATGGGGCATATTAACAATTTCAATAGTTATTaatttgaaattgaaaaaaaacggagggatttttgatgattagtaaatttaaaaaaaatgaaaacatttATAAATATGCAACCTAATATGTCGTACATGACTTTCGgcaattattatatataataaaaaaattattctggtatgtttaaaaaaaaatgtttataatGTAACATCATAGTGTAATATATTAAAGATATAATACTAAGTTCATAATACTTTTAATATATGCAGAGTTAgtttatatattgttttttatatatatttagttGTAAAACAATAATCAGCAATGTTATActgaaaatataaaataaatttttttCGATATAAGTAGTTTGAATATCACAGGTTTATCTATGATAAGATGTTCCAGTGGGAATATAAATTAGTAAAACAATAGATTATACTTTTAACTATTTTCTTACAGTGGTTAAAAAAAGAAATAGATTGAAAGATATATAAAAACTTGAAATTAAAGTCAAAAAACCAATGTTATAACCAAAAAAAACTGGAAAGGCCCAAAAACATTCCATAATTGTCATAGATCTAATTACTACGGTTAACGTAACGTATAACCCTCTCAATAGTCAACACCTGCTCATTTTCATCAAAAGAAAAGTGAACCTGGTCACGGACCTTAATTTGAGCAGCTTTCATGAACTTCTTCCAAGAGGTTAAAGCGTAACGATAACCACGACCATTGGGTCTTCTTTCACGTATGGTACCGTTAGTAATCTGCAGTGGCGGGTCCAGATGCAAAAATTTTATGGTCAAATCTTTTAACCCTTCATGAAGCTTAGCCATGCGTGAAACAGGATTAGGAATTCTCTGTATTTAAGTAAAattgataaaaaaatattaatattcattaagtaaattaaattcacatcaaacttatgtgttttatcagttttcAAGATGATatgaaaacttacaaaataaTCATCACCGGCAGTACGAACAAACCGAATAACACCACCATGTACTTGTTCTTCAACTTCATTCTCAACATCTATTGGAGCAACCTCAATCTGCAAATTAATATACAAATGATGAATTTCAGGCTGATATGTATAAAACATAGAATTAAGTACATATATTTAATTTACCTCATCAAGATGTAATTTAGGATATGTGATTTCAACCCCGGTTTTTCCAAAGACTTTCATATAGAAAAAATGTCCAAAACCTTTGGTGAATAAGAAATAACAACCAACCTCCAACTCAAACATACTAATAA of Helianthus annuus cultivar XRQ/B chromosome 1, HanXRQr2.0-SUNRISE, whole genome shotgun sequence contains these proteins:
- the LOC118490344 gene encoding uncharacterized protein LOC118490344; the encoded protein is MFSNKQIFVTLWDGYADQIMEYESSNRGHLSVSNLYTVTRVLINSDIDEVAEFKQRFIEKLSPEMSSSYSGLSSSVAKSATEEFLSDLTFFSHWTRFVVIVGTIKSFASNNEWFYNACTNCNKKVSTVTVVKEKQDGTDGSEEVTVLECKTDICNTRTVTSIPRIRLYIRVQDCTGIVSLTLFEREVTKLLKVNANQLLDNNIEVCSKL